From one Caldithrix abyssi DSM 13497 genomic stretch:
- the buk gene encoding butyrate kinase: MSEIKDPLILAINPGSTSTKISLFKGEKEILTENIAHKIEELARFNRASDQDLYRMELIIRYLREQKVNLSEIAAVVGRGGLVRPIEGGTYIVTEQMVADLKKGIMGDHPSNCGGLIAYAISKALGCQAYIVDPVVVDELQELARISGMPLIPRKSIFHALNQKAVARETAKKLGKKYRESSIIVAHMGGGVTVGAHYRGKVIDVNNGLDGDGPFSPERSGGVPVGDLVKVAFSGTYTYQDMKKLIKGHGGMVAYLGTHDLRVVEDRIDKGDSEAKLIFEAMAYQIAKEIGALATVLFGQVDAIALTGGVAKSKRFVDLIKKRVSFIAPIYIFPGEEEMRALALGALRVLNKEEEAKVY, translated from the coding sequence ATGAGCGAGATAAAAGACCCTTTGATTCTGGCCATCAATCCCGGTTCTACCAGCACAAAAATTTCCTTATTTAAAGGGGAAAAGGAAATTTTAACGGAAAATATTGCGCATAAGATCGAAGAGTTGGCGCGCTTTAATCGAGCTTCGGATCAGGACCTGTACCGCATGGAATTGATTATTCGCTATTTGCGCGAGCAGAAAGTGAATTTAAGCGAGATTGCCGCGGTGGTAGGCCGCGGCGGACTGGTTCGCCCCATCGAAGGCGGCACGTACATTGTAACCGAACAAATGGTCGCCGATTTGAAAAAGGGGATCATGGGAGACCATCCATCCAATTGCGGCGGTTTGATCGCCTATGCCATCAGTAAGGCCCTGGGCTGCCAGGCTTATATTGTCGATCCGGTGGTCGTCGATGAGCTGCAAGAACTGGCGCGTATTTCTGGCATGCCGCTGATACCACGCAAAAGTATCTTTCACGCCTTAAATCAAAAAGCGGTAGCCCGCGAAACCGCTAAAAAACTGGGTAAAAAATATCGGGAATCTAGTATAATTGTGGCGCACATGGGCGGAGGCGTGACCGTGGGCGCTCATTACAGGGGAAAGGTGATCGACGTAAACAACGGTCTGGACGGCGACGGCCCCTTTAGCCCGGAGCGCAGCGGGGGCGTTCCTGTTGGCGATCTGGTCAAGGTTGCTTTTTCCGGTACTTACACCTATCAGGATATGAAAAAACTGATCAAAGGCCACGGCGGCATGGTGGCGTATTTAGGGACCCACGATCTGCGCGTGGTCGAAGATCGAATCGATAAAGGGGATAGTGAAGCCAAATTGATTTTTGAGGCCATGGCCTATCAAATTGCCAAAGAAATCGGCGCGCTGGCAACGGTGCTTTTTGGTCAGGTGGATGCTATTGCTCTTACAGGAGGCGTGGCCAAAAGCAAACGATTTGTGGACCTGATCAAAAAACGCGTTTCATTTATCGCGCCCATTTATATCTTTCCGGGCGAAGAAGAGATGCGCGCTCTGGCCCTTGGTGCCCTTCGCGTTTTAAATAAAGAAGAAGAAGCGAAAGTTTATTAA
- a CDS encoding bifunctional enoyl-CoA hydratase/phosphate acetyltransferase, which produces MLRSFKQLLNQVSKMERRKIAVAMAQDSEILLALNAAYSAGLGDAILVGDREQIIKRAEEEHINVKNFEIVDVKEEKKCVREAVEIVRSGEAQVIMKGLCSTANFLKGILNKEYGLRAAEVLSHLAIFESPNYPKLLMMSDAAMNIAPDLKTKIAITNNAIRAAHALGYKRPKVALLSAVEKVNAENMPSSADAAIMAKMAERGQLAEAIVDGPLALDNALSPKANQIKGLQSAVGGKADICIVPNIEAGNIFYKLMTILGNALVAGVILGAAAPVVLTSRADSENAKFLSIATALAVVS; this is translated from the coding sequence ATGCTCAGAAGCTTTAAACAATTGCTGAATCAGGTTTCTAAAATGGAACGGCGCAAAATTGCAGTTGCCATGGCACAGGATTCCGAGATATTGTTAGCTCTGAACGCTGCTTATTCTGCCGGTCTGGGAGACGCCATTTTAGTGGGCGACCGGGAACAGATCATTAAACGAGCCGAAGAAGAACACATCAATGTAAAGAATTTCGAAATTGTAGATGTAAAAGAAGAAAAAAAATGCGTCAGAGAAGCGGTTGAAATTGTGCGCTCCGGTGAGGCGCAGGTGATTATGAAAGGTCTGTGTAGCACGGCCAACTTTTTAAAAGGCATTTTAAATAAGGAATATGGATTGCGGGCGGCTGAGGTGCTTTCGCATCTGGCTATTTTTGAAAGTCCCAATTACCCCAAACTGCTCATGATGTCGGATGCGGCTATGAATATTGCGCCCGATCTAAAAACCAAGATCGCCATTACCAACAACGCCATCCGGGCCGCCCATGCTCTGGGCTATAAGCGCCCAAAGGTTGCATTGCTTTCTGCCGTGGAAAAAGTAAACGCCGAAAACATGCCTTCTTCTGCTGATGCGGCCATCATGGCCAAAATGGCCGAACGGGGCCAACTGGCAGAGGCCATCGTGGATGGTCCGCTGGCCCTGGATAACGCCCTTTCGCCCAAAGCGAATCAGATTAAAGGACTGCAGTCGGCGGTGGGAGGCAAAGCCGACATTTGTATTGTGCCCAATATCGAAGCGGGCAATATTTTTTACAAATTGATGACCATTTTGGGCAATGCGCTTGTGGCCGGCGTTATTCTGGGCGCCGCCGCGCCGGTGGTGCTTACTTCCAGAGCAGATTCCGAAAATGCTAAATTCTTATCCATTGCCACGGCGCTTGCGGTAGTAAGCTAA
- a CDS encoding GGDEF domain-containing protein — protein MQQPILQAIEKSMAEINSAKNYERILHNILNQLVRILDLNAAAIVELNPDTELLEIRNSYNLSWNFCKNYRRSIDSSLLRELIWNNQDINIPERKHALKVVEQLRLEHEFVSGFATSLNAFQQPLGFLFVDSNVLNFFSDETQSIVRIFAGMISTAIYLERISQKLKKMERVDEESGALRFESYLPFLKENFHRSTRMNEPYSLLLLDVEKYSHIITQYGVKVAQSLLKEMVQKIKIQLRKYDEICRFGADEFLISLPATDVKNALQAAKKLIKIVQETEFTEKKLRVGVFIGIATFPENANSLNGLLIAVKNALMLAKRMSGTMNVSTISTKFD, from the coding sequence GTGCAACAGCCCATTTTGCAAGCCATCGAAAAAAGCATGGCGGAAATCAACAGCGCCAAAAATTACGAGCGCATTTTACACAATATTTTGAACCAGCTGGTAAGGATACTTGATTTAAATGCGGCGGCCATTGTTGAGTTAAATCCGGATACCGAACTGCTGGAAATCCGCAATTCTTACAATTTGTCATGGAATTTTTGTAAGAACTACCGGCGTTCCATCGATTCCAGTTTGTTAAGGGAGTTGATCTGGAACAATCAGGACATCAATATCCCGGAACGTAAGCATGCGCTGAAGGTGGTGGAACAGCTGCGTCTGGAACATGAATTCGTATCCGGCTTTGCCACCAGCTTAAACGCTTTTCAACAACCGCTGGGCTTTTTATTTGTCGATTCCAACGTATTAAATTTTTTCTCGGACGAGACGCAAAGCATTGTGCGCATTTTTGCCGGCATGATTTCTACGGCAATCTATCTGGAACGCATTTCGCAAAAACTAAAAAAGATGGAGCGCGTGGATGAAGAGTCGGGCGCCCTGCGTTTTGAATCTTATTTACCGTTTTTAAAAGAAAATTTTCATCGCAGCACAAGGATGAACGAGCCCTACTCTCTGTTGCTGCTAGATGTAGAAAAATACAGTCACATCATCACGCAATACGGCGTTAAAGTGGCTCAATCCCTTCTTAAAGAAATGGTGCAAAAAATCAAAATCCAATTGCGCAAATACGATGAAATTTGCCGCTTTGGCGCGGATGAGTTTTTAATCAGCCTGCCAGCCACGGACGTTAAAAATGCGCTGCAGGCTGCCAAAAAGCTGATAAAAATTGTACAGGAAACAGAGTTTACAGAAAAAAAACTACGCGTGGGCGTTTTTATCGGAATTGCCACTTTCCCGGAAAACGCCAATAGCCTGAACGGCCTGCTAATTGCGGTAAAAAACGCTTTGATGTTAGCCAAACGAATGTCCGGGACAATGAATGTTTCAACCATCTCTACGAAATTTGATTAA
- a CDS encoding NADP-dependent malic enzyme, producing the protein MIRKEDALAYHSEGRKGKIEVINTKPCLTQRDLSLAYTPGVAEPCREIEKNPDLVYEYTAKGNLVAVVSNGTAVLGLGDIGPMAGKPVMEGKGVLFKRFADIDVFDIEIDSKDPEEIVRTVKLLEPTFGGINLEDIKAPECFYIEEKLMEIMDIPVFHDDQHGTAIISAAALLNALYLQGKKIEEVKVVFSGAGAAGIACATLYCELGVKKENLYLVDSKGLVYKGRKEGMNPYKERFANGDSPATLAEVMKDADVFAGVSVAGLVTKEMVKSMADKPIIMAMANPDPEIRYEDAIAVRSDLIMATGRSDYPNQVNNVLGFPFIFRGALDVHARKINMEMKKAAVHALAELARQDVPDSVIRAYGGKPFHFGPEYIIPKPFDPRVLTWEALAVAKAAVESGVARKKITDWDAYRDSLESRLGRTHEVSRILINKAKDIKKRIVLPEGEEIKVLRAAQILIDEEIVSPILLGNKEQILKMAKEHDLDISRAEIVEYASCQKIDAYVDELYRLRQRKGLTRNACRRLLTTDPNYFGVMMVRMGDADGMVSGVNHYYPEVIRPALQILEVQKDKKFIAGLYAMVLKKETIFFADTTVNIESTAEILANTAIMVADKVKKTFDIEPRIAMLSFSNFGSVRHPYAEKVAKATQMVKQMRPDLIIDGEMQVDLAFDTELRDRDYSFSDLKGRANVLIFPSLEAGNIAYKLMMRLGGAEAIGPILVGLEKSVHVLQRNCDVDTIVRMCAIAAVDA; encoded by the coding sequence ATGATCCGAAAAGAAGATGCTCTGGCCTATCATTCCGAAGGCCGGAAGGGAAAAATTGAAGTTATTAACACCAAACCCTGTTTAACGCAACGTGATTTAAGCCTGGCTTACACACCAGGCGTGGCAGAACCCTGTCGCGAAATTGAAAAGAATCCGGACTTGGTGTACGAGTACACGGCCAAAGGAAATCTGGTGGCCGTGGTTTCCAACGGCACGGCGGTTCTGGGTCTTGGCGATATCGGCCCCATGGCCGGCAAGCCTGTGATGGAAGGCAAGGGCGTACTTTTTAAACGCTTTGCCGATATCGATGTTTTTGATATTGAAATCGATTCCAAAGATCCGGAAGAGATCGTGCGTACGGTTAAATTGCTGGAGCCCACCTTTGGCGGCATCAATCTGGAGGATATTAAAGCGCCGGAGTGTTTTTACATCGAAGAGAAATTGATGGAGATTATGGATATTCCTGTTTTCCATGACGATCAGCATGGAACGGCCATTATTTCCGCCGCCGCCTTACTCAACGCCCTTTATTTGCAGGGTAAAAAGATTGAAGAAGTTAAAGTGGTCTTCAGCGGCGCCGGGGCGGCCGGCATTGCCTGCGCCACTCTGTACTGTGAACTGGGCGTGAAAAAAGAAAATCTGTACCTGGTCGATTCCAAAGGCCTGGTTTACAAAGGGCGTAAAGAAGGCATGAATCCCTACAAAGAACGCTTTGCCAATGGCGACAGTCCCGCTACTTTAGCCGAGGTGATGAAAGATGCCGATGTCTTTGCCGGTGTATCTGTAGCCGGCCTGGTTACCAAAGAAATGGTCAAATCCATGGCCGACAAACCGATTATCATGGCCATGGCCAATCCGGATCCTGAAATTCGTTATGAGGACGCCATTGCCGTTCGGAGCGATTTGATTATGGCCACCGGCCGTTCGGATTATCCCAATCAGGTAAACAATGTGTTAGGATTTCCGTTTATTTTCAGAGGCGCCCTGGACGTGCACGCCCGTAAGATCAATATGGAAATGAAAAAAGCGGCCGTTCATGCGCTGGCAGAACTGGCCCGCCAGGATGTGCCAGATTCCGTAATCCGCGCCTATGGCGGTAAGCCGTTCCATTTCGGGCCGGAATACATCATCCCCAAACCGTTTGATCCGCGCGTGCTCACCTGGGAAGCTCTGGCCGTGGCCAAGGCCGCGGTAGAATCGGGCGTGGCGCGCAAAAAAATTACCGATTGGGATGCCTATCGCGACAGCCTGGAAAGCCGACTGGGCCGCACGCATGAGGTCTCACGTATTTTAATCAATAAGGCCAAAGATATTAAAAAGCGCATCGTCTTGCCCGAAGGCGAAGAGATTAAGGTGCTTCGCGCCGCGCAAATTTTGATTGATGAAGAGATCGTCAGTCCCATCTTACTGGGCAATAAAGAACAAATCCTAAAGATGGCCAAAGAACATGATCTGGATATCAGTCGGGCCGAAATCGTTGAATACGCATCTTGCCAAAAGATTGACGCTTATGTGGATGAACTGTATCGCCTAAGACAGCGGAAAGGTTTAACCAGAAACGCCTGTCGAAGACTGCTCACTACCGATCCCAACTATTTTGGCGTAATGATGGTGCGTATGGGCGATGCCGATGGCATGGTGTCCGGCGTCAATCACTATTATCCGGAGGTCATCAGACCCGCTTTGCAAATACTGGAAGTGCAAAAAGACAAAAAATTTATCGCCGGTTTGTACGCCATGGTATTGAAAAAAGAGACCATCTTCTTTGCCGATACCACGGTGAATATCGAATCCACGGCAGAAATTCTGGCCAATACGGCCATCATGGTTGCCGATAAGGTGAAAAAGACCTTCGACATTGAGCCGCGCATTGCCATGCTTTCGTTCAGCAATTTCGGAAGCGTGCGCCATCCCTACGCCGAAAAAGTGGCCAAAGCCACACAGATGGTAAAACAGATGCGGCCCGATTTGATCATCGACGGTGAAATGCAGGTCGATCTGGCGTTTGACACCGAACTGCGGGATCGAGATTATAGCTTTTCCGATCTGAAAGGTCGGGCCAATGTCCTTATCTTTCCATCCCTGGAAGCAGGCAACATTGCCTACAAGTTGATGATGCGCCTGGGCGGGGCAGAAGCCATCGGCCCGATTCTGGTTGGTCTGGAAAAATCGGTTCATGTTTTGCAGCGCAATTGCGATGTGGACACTATTGTGCGGATGTGCGCTATTGCGGCAGTTGACGCTTAA
- a CDS encoding sigma-54-dependent transcriptional regulator has translation MKANILVVDDERSIRDSLEMVLKEEGYNVKTATDGKQALKLLEENNFDIMITDLKMPELDGIQLTKHCLQTYPQTSVIIITAYGSLETAIEALRVGAYDYILKPFDFDDVLIKVQNLIKHKELILENQALRREIHSRYDFSNIVGQSPQMKEVFKLIEKVAKTKSNVLITGKSGTGKELVARAIHYNSDRANKPFVAINCGAIVGTLMESEFFGHKKGSFTGAIRDKDGFFKIANGGTLFLDEVGDIPMHLQVKLLRAIEEGVIMPVGGTTPIQIDVRIIAATNRDLMKDIENGRFRDDLYYRLNVVEIKLPSLNERKEDIPLLVDHFIKKYNNELKRRVLGTDNETMRILMNYPWKGGIRELENVIERALILCEGEYITKSDLPPNMVREEYLSAVPDRLKDAVAAFEKEHILNILRRTGNNKEEAAKLLDISLSSLYRKMDELGIKNVL, from the coding sequence ATGAAAGCTAATATATTAGTCGTAGATGATGAGCGGTCTATTCGAGATTCGCTGGAAATGGTATTAAAAGAAGAAGGCTACAATGTAAAAACGGCTACCGATGGCAAACAAGCTTTAAAGTTACTGGAAGAAAACAATTTTGATATTATGATCACCGACCTTAAAATGCCCGAACTCGACGGCATCCAGCTAACCAAACATTGTTTGCAAACCTATCCGCAAACGTCGGTTATTATTATTACGGCCTATGGCAGTCTGGAAACAGCCATCGAAGCCCTGCGTGTGGGCGCCTACGATTATATTCTTAAGCCTTTTGATTTTGACGATGTTTTAATCAAAGTGCAAAACTTAATTAAGCACAAAGAACTCATTTTAGAGAATCAGGCCTTACGCCGGGAAATTCATTCCCGCTACGATTTCAGCAATATTGTCGGTCAAAGTCCGCAGATGAAAGAGGTTTTTAAGCTGATCGAAAAAGTGGCCAAAACCAAGAGCAATGTGCTGATAACCGGTAAGAGCGGAACGGGAAAAGAACTGGTGGCGCGGGCCATACACTACAACAGCGATCGGGCCAACAAGCCATTTGTGGCTATTAACTGCGGGGCTATTGTGGGCACGCTGATGGAGAGCGAATTTTTCGGGCATAAAAAAGGGTCTTTTACCGGCGCCATCCGCGATAAAGACGGTTTTTTCAAAATTGCCAACGGAGGCACACTCTTTCTGGATGAGGTGGGCGATATTCCCATGCATCTGCAGGTTAAGCTGCTGCGCGCCATTGAAGAAGGCGTTATCATGCCCGTGGGCGGCACCACGCCCATCCAAATCGATGTGCGGATTATTGCGGCCACCAATCGCGATTTGATGAAGGATATCGAAAATGGGCGCTTTAGAGACGATCTTTACTACCGTTTGAATGTCGTGGAAATTAAACTACCTTCTTTAAACGAACGCAAAGAAGACATTCCGCTCCTGGTCGATCATTTCATAAAAAAGTACAATAACGAACTGAAACGCAGGGTTCTGGGCACCGACAATGAAACCATGCGCATTCTTATGAACTATCCCTGGAAGGGCGGCATCCGGGAGCTGGAAAACGTGATTGAGCGGGCCTTAATTCTATGCGAGGGAGAATACATTACCAAAAGCGATCTGCCGCCCAATATGGTGCGTGAAGAATATTTAAGCGCCGTCCCCGACCGTCTAAAAGACGCTGTGGCCGCTTTCGAAAAAGAACACATATTGAATATACTGCGCAGGACCGGAAACAATAAAGAAGAAGCTGCCAAATTATTAGATATCAGTTTGTCATCTTTGTACAGAAAGATGGATGAACTGGGAATTAAAAACGTTCTCTAA
- a CDS encoding sensor histidine kinase, with protein sequence MLLQKNSGLNLRFFIYFLLFAYVPLLIFSVVGYFLNKQILRQIYLNDQQQYLITWEKNFNKIVEVEKGVYTILLNNLDDHEKIFTLKHSGSAIVSKPLALSENGEIIVPRELDEQSVKKVYNLIHSESSLYFNQDDATFWLKVDLESERILIIKYPLHNLLTTDFALQQNTRLYLISENDGVVISKQEIRLFDKSPSLKTTQLQAFIDELVNNEAWITIIDDFEPGWKVAFQRSTETIFRPLRKFLFQIIVANLALGILLLFFAIFTAQSISRPIRMLAEAAKRISHGHLNEKFPIKGKDEIRELAAEFETMRQKLLESYQNLEKKIEERTRALKEAQFQISHQEKMASIGLLAAGIAHEIGNPLTSISSMTQIIKRKVNDENVKQYLNTILENIERISRIVRELVDFARPSSLEATWVNVNDVVRNAYGIVKYDRRAKTVDFQLNLQENLPNLFLAPDQLLQVILNMLLNAMDALKEGKGKIEITTRLEDDHVIISIADTGVGIPQEHLNKIFEPFFTTKDVGHGTGLGLSVSYGIIKNFNGSIQVKSEVGKGSIFTIKLPVKSNMEQMNES encoded by the coding sequence ATGCTACTTCAGAAAAATTCTGGTTTAAATCTAAGATTTTTTATCTATTTTTTGCTGTTTGCGTATGTTCCCCTGCTTATTTTCAGTGTGGTTGGTTATTTTTTAAACAAGCAAATTTTAAGACAGATCTATTTAAACGATCAGCAACAATATTTAATCACGTGGGAGAAAAATTTTAATAAAATTGTCGAGGTCGAAAAAGGTGTTTACACCATATTGCTTAATAACTTAGACGATCACGAAAAGATATTTACGTTAAAACATTCCGGCTCGGCTATTGTAAGCAAGCCGTTGGCGCTGTCTGAAAATGGTGAAATAATTGTTCCGCGAGAGCTTGATGAACAAAGCGTTAAAAAGGTCTACAACCTAATTCATTCTGAAAGCAGTCTCTATTTCAACCAGGATGACGCCACTTTCTGGCTGAAGGTTGATCTGGAAAGCGAGCGCATACTCATCATAAAATACCCTTTACACAACCTGTTAACCACCGATTTTGCCCTTCAGCAAAATACGCGTCTTTATCTGATTTCAGAAAACGATGGCGTGGTTATTTCTAAGCAGGAAATCCGCCTTTTCGATAAATCGCCTTCCTTAAAAACCACGCAACTGCAGGCGTTTATCGACGAGCTGGTTAATAATGAAGCCTGGATAACCATTATTGATGATTTTGAACCCGGTTGGAAGGTTGCTTTTCAAAGAAGCACGGAAACCATTTTTCGACCATTAAGAAAGTTTCTTTTTCAAATTATTGTGGCCAATCTGGCATTAGGTATTTTGTTGTTATTTTTTGCTATTTTTACCGCCCAGAGCATTTCCAGGCCTATTCGCATGTTGGCAGAGGCGGCCAAACGGATTAGTCATGGACATTTAAACGAAAAATTTCCCATTAAGGGAAAAGACGAAATTCGTGAACTGGCGGCCGAGTTCGAGACCATGCGCCAGAAACTTCTGGAATCGTACCAGAATCTGGAGAAAAAGATCGAAGAGCGCACACGCGCCTTAAAAGAGGCCCAGTTTCAAATATCGCATCAGGAAAAAATGGCCAGCATCGGTTTACTGGCTGCGGGCATTGCCCATGAAATTGGCAATCCATTAACCAGCATCTCTTCCATGACGCAAATCATCAAACGCAAGGTTAACGATGAAAATGTCAAACAATATCTGAATACCATTCTGGAAAATATCGAGCGGATTTCCCGTATTGTGCGCGAGCTGGTCGATTTTGCCCGGCCTTCCAGCCTGGAAGCCACCTGGGTCAATGTGAATGATGTGGTACGCAATGCTTACGGCATTGTTAAATATGATAGACGGGCCAAAACCGTCGATTTTCAGTTAAATCTACAGGAAAATTTGCCCAATCTCTTTCTGGCGCCCGATCAACTTCTTCAGGTGATTTTAAACATGCTGCTTAACGCCATGGATGCCTTAAAAGAGGGGAAGGGTAAAATTGAAATCACTACCAGGCTGGAAGACGATCATGTAATTATTTCCATAGCAGATACCGGCGTCGGAATTCCTCAGGAGCACCTGAATAAAATTTTTGAACCGTTTTTCACGACCAAGGACGTGGGACACGGTACTGGTCTAGGCCTTTCAGTCAGTTATGGGATTATTAAGAACTTTAATGGCTCTATTCAGGTTAAAAGCGAAGTGGGGAAGGGTAGTATTTTTACTATTAAACTACCAGTTAAGTCAAATATGGAGCAAATGAATGAAAGCTAA
- a CDS encoding MFS transporter, which yields MKGYKKELTIIFLVIFIDLLGFGIIIPIIPYYLEEFVTQPDQIGKVIASMITVYSLMQFIFSPIWGRLSDRIGRRPILLMSLAGSAITHVIFALGGNLTVLFVARILTGIFAATVPTAMAYISDITPPEDRAKGMGIVGAAFGLGFILGPALGGIVSGFAGHRVPLLMAAGFSMTAFTFAYLKLKETVDTENPVVRDYQRFNLKNLYRALHHPNLGILFLIFFIVSTSFANFETIFALYLERTFGYQAHHAGYFFAMIGVISATTQGVFIGRLAKRFGEKRLITTATLILGVAFILFPFVHVLAFFLVIVAAIAFSFGMHNPSVTALISKNAARTEQGGILGINQSFSSLGRVIGPLWAGYFFDKFGPEIPFVSAGLFILLAMALSFRLYGKSLKESHQSIEQQRAEVLPANHQKLD from the coding sequence ATGAAAGGCTACAAAAAAGAACTGACCATTATCTTTCTGGTGATTTTTATTGATTTGTTAGGTTTTGGTATCATCATTCCCATTATTCCCTACTATCTGGAAGAATTTGTAACACAGCCCGATCAAATTGGCAAAGTGATTGCCAGCATGATCACCGTTTATTCGTTGATGCAATTTATCTTTTCGCCCATCTGGGGCAGATTATCGGATCGAATTGGCCGACGTCCGATTTTGCTGATGAGTCTGGCGGGCTCGGCCATCACGCACGTGATATTTGCCCTTGGCGGAAATTTAACCGTATTGTTCGTTGCCCGCATTCTTACCGGTATTTTTGCGGCTACCGTTCCCACGGCCATGGCTTATATTTCCGATATTACGCCGCCAGAAGACCGGGCTAAAGGCATGGGCATCGTAGGGGCAGCTTTTGGATTAGGATTTATCCTCGGGCCAGCGCTGGGTGGAATTGTAAGCGGCTTTGCCGGTCATCGAGTTCCTTTATTGATGGCCGCCGGCTTTTCGATGACGGCATTTACTTTTGCTTATTTAAAGCTAAAGGAAACGGTAGATACTGAAAATCCAGTGGTACGTGATTATCAGCGTTTTAATCTAAAAAACCTGTACCGGGCTTTGCACCATCCCAATCTGGGAATTTTATTTTTGATCTTCTTTATCGTCAGCACATCATTTGCCAATTTTGAAACGATATTTGCTCTGTACCTGGAGCGCACTTTTGGTTATCAAGCGCACCATGCCGGTTATTTTTTTGCCATGATCGGCGTGATCAGCGCCACCACGCAGGGTGTATTTATCGGCAGGCTGGCCAAACGTTTCGGAGAAAAGCGCCTCATAACCACGGCTACTCTCATTCTTGGCGTCGCCTTCATCCTTTTTCCGTTCGTCCATGTTCTGGCCTTCTTTCTGGTCATCGTGGCTGCTATCGCCTTTAGCTTTGGGATGCACAATCCGTCCGTTACGGCATTAATTTCCAAGAATGCGGCGCGCACCGAACAGGGAGGCATTCTGGGTATTAATCAATCCTTTTCTTCGCTGGGCCGCGTTATCGGTCCTTTATGGGCGGGCTATTTCTTTGATAAATTCGGCCCGGAAATTCCATTTGTCAGCGCAGGTCTTTTCATTTTATTGGCCATGGCGCTTAGTTTCAGACTTTACGGAAAATCTTTAAAAGAATCGCACCAGAGCATCGAACAACAACGCGCTGAAGTGCTGCCGGCCAACCATCAAAAGCTGGATTGA